One Lycium barbarum isolate Lr01 chromosome 5, ASM1917538v2, whole genome shotgun sequence genomic window carries:
- the LOC132641158 gene encoding GDSL esterase/lipase At3g26430-like encodes MVKFPEILILLLCLVPTQVLCLSSCNFPAIFNFGGSNSDTGGLSAAFGQAPYPHGETFFHALAGRFSDGRLVIDFIAEGLDLPYLSAFLDSIGSNFSHGANFATAGSTIRPQNTTMTQSGYSPISLDVQGVQFSDFHSRSQIIRQKGNMFGQLLPKEEDFSQALYTFDIGQNDLTAGYKLNMSIEQVKAYVADLLSQLSNVIKKIYVKGGRSFWIHNTGPVGCLPYVMDRFLITAAQIDKYGCANPFNEVSKYFNLQLKKAVVQLRKELPLAAITYVDVYSVKYSLIGHAKKLGFENPFLACCGHGEKYNYNRFIKCGSKKVVNGKEIVIAQSCKDPSVRVSWDGTHFTEAANKWIFDQIVNGSFSDPPIPLSLACKRVNH; translated from the exons ATGGTAAAATTCCCAGAGATCTTGATACTATTATTGTGTTTAGTGCCAACCCAAGTACTATGTCTTAGCAGTTGCAATTTTCCAGCCATTTTCAACTTTGGTGGCTCAAATTCAGATACAGGTGGTCTTTCAGCAGCATTTGGACAAGCTCCTTATCCACATGGTGAAACCTTCTTTCATGCCCTTGCTGGTCGCTTCTCCGATGGCCGTCTCGTCATTGATTTCATCG CTGAAGGCTTAGATTTGCCTTATCTTAGCGCGTTTCTTGATTCAATTGGTTCCAACTTCAGCCATGGAGCTAATTTTGCCACAGCTGGATCAACAATTAGACCTCAAAACACAACCATGACTCAGAGTGGATATAGTCCTATTTCACTTGATGTACAGGGTGTTCAGTTCTCAGATTTTCATTCAAGGTCCCAGATAATTCGCCAGAAAG GTAATATGTTTGGCCAATTGTTGCCGAAGGAGGAAGACTTTTCTCAAGCATTGTACACATTCGATATTGGCCAAAATGATCTCACTGCTGGCTACAAGCTCAATATGTCGATTGAGCAAGTAAAGGCTTATGTTGCTGATTTACTCTCTCAGTTATCCAATGTTATAAAG AAAATATATGTGAAAGGCGGAAGATCATTTTGGATTCACAACACTGGACCAGTAGGTTGCCTACCATACGTTATGGACCGGTTTCTTATCACAGCAGCACAAATCGATAAGTATGGCTGTGCTAATCCCTTCAATGAAGTGTCAAAATACTTCAACCTTCAGTTGAAGAAAGCGGTTGTTCAGCTCAGGAAAGAACTTCCTTTAGCTGCAATCACTTACGTTGATGTCTACTCGGTTAAATACTCGCTCATCGGTCATGCAAAGAAGCTAG GATTTGAGAACCCATTCCTCGCTTGTTGTGGTCATGGTGAGAAATACAACTACAACAGATTCATTAAATGTGGGAGTAAGAAAGTGGTGAATGGAAAGGAGATCGTGATCGCACAGTCTTGCAAAGATCCATCAGTTCGAGTTAGTTGGGATGGAACTCATTTCACAGAAGCAGCTAACAAGTGGATATTTGATCAAATTGTTAACGGCTCGTTCTCAGACCCTCCAATTCCTTTGAGTTTGGCTTGCAAGAGAGTTAACCACTGA